The Amphiura filiformis chromosome 8, Afil_fr2py, whole genome shotgun sequence genomic sequence TCAACCAAGTGGCGCAATTAATTCCTTAATTCTTGAAAACAAAAAATCTGCTTTATCTTTTTGTAACCTGGTTTGTTTGTGGATGTTGCTGTATGTTACACGGTTTCTATCAttatttctatcaattagatttgAGTTCagtttgtctttatttcttttgatttagcttgttttttttctctttcttttctcttaAAATTGGACTAATTATATATGTTGAAGGGCTTTTATCTTTTGGATTAGaatattaggcctatagcttTATTTGGTCGAAGAaacctaataggcctacatgtacgtaTATCTTTCGAAACTTTTAAATAGTTGTTGATATAATGAACAAATAATATAGCAACAATATTAATACAACATACATAGTAATGGATTTTTGGGTCGTAAACTTGTAAGTAGAATATTTTTAATTAGACATATACATAAATTATCATTGATATAATGAATATATATTTCTAAGTTATTCTCTACAAATTGTAATACTGTAATAAGTAAATTTGATTAAATGAaggtattattcattcattcattcattcattcattcacttgtTTTGTTATAATATTGAGTAGCATACGCAAAAAATCCGAAATTGGAGtagtaaacattattaacaatatttaaCCATATGATTTAACATACATTTATAaatggcgatttttttttttacaaaataactAAGAAGTATACACAACATGGGCAATCGAATAAATATAAATCTAGGAACTTTCCTGATCCAGGCATTCGATGTTTTTAATATAGTCCATATTCTGAATTTCGGAACGAAATCAAACTTTATCGCGGTaggaaatataatgaaaatagttAGAATATAGCTGAGACAATAAGTAAAAAAAAGACTTGGTAAATAGTAAAAGTACAAAAACAAGAATtatcaatacatattttatgcctatgaaaatgaaaaatgattcTCGCGGAATCGGATTATTCTTGGTATCATCATTATACctcttaaaattattttcaatgcTGCAAAACAGCGGGGTTTCTCATCCCGGCATCATTGATCTATTGGTTCAATGGCTAATTAACAATTTTCGCGGAATCTTCTCATCACGACACCTTTGATCTTTTGGTTCAATGACTAATTAACAATTACCGCGGAATCGGATTATTCCTGATATTATTTAGATACTTAGCAGTTGGCCTAATCTCATCTCATCTATATCCCACCTACTGTGTCATAAGCCGTCTTATCTTTACCGCCTCTGGTGAAATAGGCCGTATCATTAGCGCCTACTGGGAAATTCGTCAATCCATTAATAACCTTTAAAATCCTTAGAAAAATAATATTACTATAATTTTAAACTCCGAATTTGGAGTATGaacattattaacaatatttaaaacgGACGCAAACCCTCCGATTTGGGAGGTTTCACGCCCGCCGCTTGCGTAGCATCCGCAAAAAACCCGAAATTAGAGTAGAAATatataggccctaaataatatttcttactttctaccatttaataatattaaattattaggTTCCAGAGTTACGTTAGCGACTTGCGGTATTCCGCCTTGCTGACTAAAAactcagaaggttcagaaggtaaatcataacaattcatgagatgattaaaacgtgcgccgaaaatccgtccgtggaataaattccctgcgaccgtgcgcagaattactgcaccgttctgactctaaaaatgatatattatatttcttactttctattagttatgttttttaaacatgaaacttgatgcgcagaactgactctaaacatatatgCCCTAAATAAAATTTCATACTTTCttccatttaataatattaaatcataacaattcatgagataattaaaacgtgcgccgaaaatccgtccgtggattccctgcgcccgtgcgcagaattactccaccggagctatatacggaggggagtttctgcgcacgtgcgccaaaaatccgtccgtggattccctgcgaccgtgcgcagaaacactccaccgttctgactctaaatatatatataatcttTCCTactaaaacgtgcgccgaaagtccgactgtgggttccctgcgaccgtgcgcagaacttactccaccgttctgactctaaatatatatatatatataatatttcttacttttaaagttattttttaaaacatgaaacttgatgcgcagaacATACATTTATAAAtggcgattttttttttacaaataactaAGAAGTATACACAACATGGGCAATCGAATAAATATAAATCTAGGAACTTTCCTGATCCAGGCATTCGATGTTTTTAATATAGGCCATATTCTGAATTACGGAACGAAATCAAACTTTATTGCGGTaggaaatataatgaaaatagttAGAATATAGCTGAGAcaataagtaaaaaaaaagactTGGTAAATAGTAAAAGTACAAAAACAAGAATtatcaatacatattttatgcctatgaaaatgaaaaatgattcTCGCGGAATCGGATTATTCTTGGTATCATCATTATACctcttaaaattattttcaatgcTGCAAAACAGCGGGGTTTCTCATCCCGGCATCATTGATCTATTGATTCAATGGCTAAATAACAATTTTCGCGGAATCTTCTCATCACGACACCTTTGATCTTTTGGTTCAATGACTAATTAACAATTACCGCGGAATCGGATTATTCCTGATATTATTTAGATACTTAGCAGTTGGCCTAATCTCATCTCATCTATATCCCACCTACTGTGTAATAAGCCATCTTATCTTTACCGCCTCTGGTGAAATAGGCCGTATCATTAGCGCCTACTGGGAAATTCGTCAATCCATTAATAACCTTTAAAATCCTTGGAAAATTAATATTACTATAATTTTAAACTCCGAATTTGGAGTATGaacattattaacaatatttaaaacgGACGCAAaccctccgattttggaggtttcgCGCCCGCCGCTTGCGTAGCATCCGCAAAAACTCCGAAATTGGAGTagaaacatataggccctaaataatatttcttactttctaccatttaataatatcaaatcataacaattcatgagatgattaaaacgtgcgccgaaaatccgtccgtggattccctgcgaccgtgcgcagaattactccaacTGCGCCCGTGCACcgaaagtccgactgtggattccctgcgaccgtgcgcagaattaatcCACCGGagttatattatataaataatatttcatactttctaccatttaataatattaaatcataacaattcatgagatgattaaaacgtgcgccgaaagtccgtccgtggattccctgcgaccgtgcgcagaattaatcCACCGGagttatattatataaataatatttcatactttctaccatttaataatattaaatcataacaattcatgagatgattaaaacgtgcgccgaaagtccgtccgtggattccctgcgaccgtgcgcagaattactccaccggagctatatacggaggggagtttctgcgcacgtgcgccgaaagtccgtccgtggattccctgcgaccgtgcgcagaattaatcCACCGGagttatattatataaataatatttcatactttctaccatttaataatattaaatcataataattcatgagatgattaaaacgtgcgccgaaagtccgtccgtggattccctgcgaccgtgcgcagaattactccaccggagctatatacggaggggagtttctgcgcaccgaaagtccgtccgtggattcctgcgaccgtgcgcagaattactccaccggagctatatacggaggggagtttctgagcacgtgcgccgaaaatccgtccgtggattccctgcgaccgtgcgcagaattactccaccggaactatatatacggaggggattttcagtgcacgtgcgcagaaaatccgactgtggattccttgcgtccaccgtgcgcagataatccactatcggaagttctgcgcaggggtcgcagaagctccactggtggatcatgtacatacatgctgtagcctctcaaaaaaaaaaaaataataaaacgtgagtccagttgattagtTTCATAATTCCAATTAAAGACTATTAGGCATTATTATAGTTGCAGAAAATGCGTCTTTATCTTAGAGGAGAGAATTAGTGCTAAAGCAGATTTTAGGATCAATTTTACAACGATATCATACATGTGTATGTAATTACAAAGAATAAGTGCCTATTCACAGACTGCACGACAATTCATTTGtccaacaagtattcgttatttatcatgtttatagtccggtggcagaccaaggtaggttggttttgccagtattataagtttttgttttgtttctggaTTATTGTTCTGCGGGTGGTAGGAATTCTAAGGGGGgtaaaattgtcacccctggacaattcgagatatccaaggtcaaTGTTTAAACAGGGGTCAAAATCAAAATCTTGTCCAATTTTGTCTACACAtatgtcaaattattcctcttgtcacaaggattcagaaaatatatagtttcacaTATGTAGGCCCTACGACTTATCGTTGCAGAGATATGAGCAAAAAGGTTATCGAACTCTACAGGGGTTAAAATTGATAAAtactccaattttgatgaaaatggtctcaaattggtcTTTCTGTACAACAACtcgaataaagaatagtttgaaccACTCATAATGACTTGTTGCCaaggtaacacatcaaaataggtcattgtCAATTGAGTCCTACTGATGTTGACCTACTGGTACTTCTCTGAATGGTTACCTACTACGTAACGAGTCATTACAGTTGGTATACTTTATTCGATTGAGATAACAGTGACAACAAtaaatttgagacaattttcatcaaaattggagcttTCTCTCTTTCAACCCCTGTGCCTCTTCAAAGTTCTTCAAAGTTAACTTTTGACCCTTTGGCTTATGACTCCAAAAGTCGGAGGTGGATCaatctatactttttctgaatctttaggATCAGAGGATGGTTAAAAAAAACcgcgcaattttgaattttgaccctgtataaactttgaccttggaaatcttgaattgaccaggggtgacaattctacacccCCATAAAATCATTTTGCACCACCTATAGATTAATAATCAACGAcgaaaaacactttaactggcaaaaacatctaaccaaataaaacaatagtttgcagccggactattaATGTGTttcaattattttgtttgttgacGGAAATTCAATTCTATTTGACATCGAATggctggtggaaatatattatcgaaaTCGAATTCTTGTCGAATCAACGTCGAAAACAAAGTATGATCTGGGCCTAATACTGAAGTCAATTTTTATGTTGTAGTTACATATAACTTACACTACGTTACGTTTATTAGAATTACTCACAGAAATATACATTTCTGTGGAATTGCAGCAAAAGTGAATGCATATTTCAAAATTATGTGCATTATTATACAATGTGTACACAGGATTTGTAAAAAGTTCCATTTCGGACCAGCCGAGAAGTTAACATTCCATAACATATTATCTGATTGTTGACGCTTTGGAATAAATCTAAAACGGGAGCCTACTTTAATTGAGGCTATAAATGTCTGAAATATCGGTTTATGAATTTATTCCAACTTGTCAACGTTTACAAGTACTGCATGACTTTATAAGGACATTCACATTCAGTTTGTATATTGTACAATCCTCGCCCTTTTTGTTCTCAGTCTTTTTTAAAAACATCATGATAAAATATTCCTTCTTTAACGAGTTACACCGAATATTCTCTGTACCGATGGTACACTCTGTTGCCGCCTGTCCTTAAAAACATAAGCGATTTGGGAATAACTTGTTTGTTCACATTCTTCACCATTCGCCGATGATGGAATAGGGCAAGTTTGTAGAATATTTTCTGTAGACCCACTGTTCACTCCATGTTCTGTAAAATCAAGTTCAGCGTAGCTTATTTTCTTAGACGGACTTGCCGATCTTAATCGCGGTGAATCCGGTTCTTCGTCGTAACCGCTACTCGAACTATCCGATCTCGCGATTGGGTTTCGAGCACCAACGTCGTGTGTATAATTAACGTAATCGTGATAATCGGGTGTCCGAGTTGTTGGGCTCGTAACACCCATGTTCACATAATCATGATGGTCAAAGTCAATATTGATTGGCATTGAGACAAAACAAGATGACGGAGTTAGGTCTGGCAACGAATGAGCAAGATTTCGTCTTTGAAGTGACGTGTTCGAATCCTCGTGAATCTTTGGCATCTTACGTCGAGATGATCTTTGATAATGACCTGCAGATTTGGCTTGAGTGACCGCCGTTTGACATCGCACTCTTGGCGTTTCTGTTGGGTTAATTTGATGAGGAAATTCATAGTCTGATATTTTGTCAGCTGCGGCAACATGATTAGGGGTAATTGGGTCTAGATTATTAGCGGAAAGGTCTTTGGTTGTGGAATCTACTGTAAAGTAGGTCTGATTATCAATCTGTGAGTTAGTTTTGAAGTTTGCATTTGCATAGGGTTCCTCAATTTGTTTGTGGTCACTATGGAATGAACCTTTTCGGCAATCCTTATCAGGAATATGAGCGTAATCTGTATCAATACCACCACTAGCAGTAGCCGTGGTAGCAACAATATCTATATTACCAAGATTACAAGTTTTATTATTATGAGTTTGATTAAGCTGTGTTAGTTCTTCTTCATTCCGTGTTTGGTTATGCCtgaaattattcaaatgattCAGTGATATCATGTTGAAGTCCATGTTTCCATGATGTCTATTTTTGTATATCGATCCAGCTTTGTATAATCCAAAAACAAGCAAGGTTATTAAAATACCGGCAATAATACAGCCAAAAACCGCACCGAGGGGCACGCTACTGTCATGGTTGCTAACAGCTCCCGCACCGGGTAAAATCGACAAATGTTGCTTCCCAGTTGTCATGTCTGGTAAGACGGAATTATCAACTATTCTTAATCTTACATGATCGGTATTTCGCAAGTCCGTGTAAGTTGTAACAACACACAAAATAAGGGCATTGTTATCTTCTGGTTGAACGgaattcaaaattaaaacatcccCACTGTTTCCAGTGATGATCAATCGATCATTTTCAGTTATCAATTGGCCATTCCAATACCAAACGTAAGTGGCAATTGAAGGTTCACCTTCACCCATGCATGTGAATTCAACATTCTCCCCAATCGTCACAGGGTCAGGACGCGAATAGACTCTCACATGTGGAACCAAGCGTAAAGGCGTCAAAGAACATTCCTTCACCGTATCAACCCCGAGCGATGTCGATTTACACACAAATGCAACTCCGTTGTCTTCTGAAGTCAATGTTCGCTCATGATATCCTTCAAATTCATTTGAAGTTGTTTGTAAAGGTATGCCTTCTCGGTACCAAGTCAAAGTTGCGGGCGGAGAGCCCCCTCGAGAAATACAAATTAACCGCACTTCCATTCCTGGGTAAAACTGGTCTGAAGGTTCTGTTGCGCATAATGGGTAACTGGAATCTGGTGGCATAGGATCTTGTATGATGATGTTCTCAATGGCCACGGTAACCCATCTGTTTCCACTGGTATAATACCCACATGAATATTCGCCACCATCTTCGAGGGTTATGTTagaaatttttatattaaaatcaccGTTATCACCAACGACACTAAGTCGGTTGAGTAAATTAGAAGTTAAGTTTCTCTCGATAGTAACTCGATAATCTTCACTAAGATACTCTGAAAAGGTGTAGGTATACCAATACACTGGCGATGTCCTTCTCGTTGATGTTGGTACGTAACATCCTAACACGACATTGCCTCCTTCGTGTACTCCAAGAGCGGAGCAACATACAACGGTGATGACGAACACGAAGAGCAAAATCAGGAAAGTCCTCATGGTTAAAAGTCGATCGTGTTTCTGgtcaaaaaatgagaaaacatgaAACTATAAATACTGCAGTTTACTAGTTCAGGTATGTTTTCCTCATTTCGACGTGTACCGTACTTCAGTTTCAGGAGCGAAAACATACCAAAGCTGATCAACCAAGAAGTTGTGGGCGACTGGGTGCACACAATGGGATAAGGTGTTTCTAGATGTAAACAATAAAAGTTAGTCATGCGTTAGGGACGGGTCACTACATACTATAAATCGAAAACAATTGCCACTGGAGTTTGCGTTAAATTACCATGCCCGGCTGATGATGCTAGTTATTATCTGCTTAGTGCTTGTGAAACTATTTtatcatatcatattttcaaTTAGTGGAATCAAAACTGTCTCAGTGATATTTTTTCCCATTGTTTGAAAATTACTGATTGTCTCGTCTTTCTGGGTCAATTGTCAGTCAGTTAAAAATAGCGTGTcctttgatttaatttaatcacTTCAACGCCGAAATTCATTTTAATCATTACAGCTTTTTCCCAACAATCATCATTACAGTTATTCCGTTTATTATTTGAAACTTCATAGTTTTCTGGGTAACCCAAACTGGTAAAAATGTACAGTTATTGTATTTGGTAAACTATTGTCTCATTTTTCTGGCGtttttaccgttttaaaattaacatttgaaaacaatttaaaaatgttttttcaactgAATTTTTATCGAATTGATAGTTCATTTACGATGATGAGTCCTTCAGGAATTTATAACAATAATTTCTCAACCAGAATCACGATTAGATAAGAGAGAAACATTAAAAACCATCTCCTTTTTATCTGACCTTGCCTTTTATTCTGATGTGGTCACCATAATTATAAGAAACATCATGCAGCCCCATTAAATTATggtaaaagggtcttttttctgTTTATAACACTAATAATTTACTTCCTTTATGGTTAACTTAGCTTTTCTATTTGACTCATGTGGAAGAAACTTTAAACATAAAACAAAGTTTGCTGACTATAATTTGACAAAAGAAATTATCTTCCTCTTACTGTCTATGACATGTTGCATCTTTTTACCATGTGATAGTCATTGAAAAACATTAACCAAAGCTATGGCAAAAGAAAGCAACATGTCAGTGAAGTAAATATAAGATACACCCTATAGCCATATTAGGGACACCCGATGAATCATAAGGAATTCCTATGTTACCCAAAACAGTAAAGGTTTAAAGGGCAGTGGGTAATTCCTTACGTGCCAGCCATTTTACGTGCGTGGTCGGAGGTGTTCATTTTATCGTAAACAAATTAGAAAGGTAACTCAAGCAAAGAGGAGGCGTTATCTGTGTGTCAACAATAATTCATACACTCTAAAAATTGTGTTTAACAAATAAATACATTcttatcataatttattattatcatcattcttATCATCATTTCGTAAACATGTTTTAAGATGGTAAATATTATCACTATTAAATTGGTTGCTTAAATTAAAAATTACACAGCGCTGTTTTCTACACGGACCTAAGAACTACTATAATTGCACAACTTGTTCAAAATGTTACCTTTCTTTGCAATGTCTAAAAAAGTTGAGTATACAATTTTATGCAACTTATATATCATAGTTGTTAAATTATTGAGTAAACAgtgttgtgtaaaattttaaacaaccatTTTGATAGTGTCAGCACCAAGGAtgcaatatttaattttaagAACACGTTCTTTATCACATgaaaaacatgtttaaagaatTCGGGAACATTTTGCAGTGCAGTGTCAAAATCCTAACACTGGCACATTCTGTTTAAGCAGTTTTTGCTGTGTATCCAAAAACACTTTTCGATAATATTACAGTAAATATATCCATTTCTTCTCGTATCAATAACGTAACTGCCTTAGGATATGAGAAATTGTCTAGGTAGACTCTAGGTGTCCTGATTTTCCCATGCCAGGTAAACATGCCAAGTTAGTGAGGTTTTATAAGTTCCCATTATGGTAAATTAGTAGCCTAAATATAAGTAGCTTTGTAGTAATATAGTATAAACATGTTGACATTTATTATTTGATTATGCATTTTCATGAATTTCGCATTTTACCTGTTTAGTGGATGGTGCGTTGCCATGGTTATCTAAATCATTTCTGGTTGGAAGTCTTGACGACCGCATTGAAATTATATGAATTTAGATCGCAGCTTCGTTGATTTTATGACAACCACTGCATGCGTTGATGTTTTCCTGAATTTATGCCCTTAAAGCAAACCGGtctacaaataaataattaaaattacaaa encodes the following:
- the LOC140159077 gene encoding uncharacterized protein, coding for MRTFLILLFVFVITVVCCSALGVHEGGNVVLGCYVPTSTRRTSPVYWYTYTFSEYLSEDYRVTIERNLTSNLLNRLSVVGDNGDFNIKISNITLEDGGEYSCGYYTSGNRWVTVAIENIIIQDPMPPDSSYPLCATEPSDQFYPGMEVRLICISRGGSPPATLTWYREGIPLQTTSNEFEGYHERTLTSEDNGVAFVCKSTSLGVDTVKECSLTPLRLVPHVRVYSRPDPVTIGENVEFTCMGEGEPSIATYVWYWNGQLITENDRLIITGNSGDVLILNSVQPEDNNALILCVVTTYTDLRNTDHVRLRIVDNSVLPDMTTGKQHLSILPGAGAVSNHDSSVPLGAVFGCIIAGILITLLVFGLYKAGSIYKNRHHGNMDFNMISLNHLNNFRHNQTRNEEELTQLNQTHNNKTCNLGNIDIVATTATASGGIDTDYAHIPDKDCRKGSFHSDHKQIEEPYANANFKTNSQIDNQTYFTVDSTTKDLSANNLDPITPNHVAAADKISDYEFPHQINPTETPRVRCQTAVTQAKSAGHYQRSSRRKMPKIHEDSNTSLQRRNLAHSLPDLTPSSCFVSMPINIDFDHHDYVNMGVTSPTTRTPDYHDYVNYTHDVGARNPIARSDSSSSGYDEEPDSPRLRSASPSKKISYAELDFTEHGVNSGSTENILQTCPIPSSANGEECEQTSYSQIAYVFKDRRQQSVPSVQRIFGVTR